A DNA window from Arachis hypogaea cultivar Tifrunner chromosome 18, arahy.Tifrunner.gnm2.J5K5, whole genome shotgun sequence contains the following coding sequences:
- the LOC112769633 gene encoding secreted RxLR effector protein 161-like has protein sequence MGTPMHPNIKLDKDEHGRDVDETHYRGMIGSLMYLTFSRPNIIQSVGVCSRFQSKPKESHLSTVKRIIRYVLGTTDYGLWFLKTDSFQLVDFCDADFAGDRIDRRSTSGMCCFLGKSLIVWSSKKQATVALSTAEAEYIAASSCCSQLLWLKT, from the coding sequence atgggaactcccatgcatcctaacATCAAGCTTGATAAGGATGAACATGGTAGAGATGTTGATGAAACACACTATCGAGGGATGATTGGATCTTTGATGTATCTAACCTTCTCAAGGCCTAATATCATCCAAAGTGTTGGAGTTtgctcaaggtttcaatcaaAGCCTAAGGAGTCCCACCTCTCAACTGTTAAGAGGATCATCCGATATGTGCTTGGTACCACTGATTATGGCTTATGGTTTCTTAAGACTGATTCATTTCAATTAGTGGATttctgtgatgcagattttgctggggaTAGGATCGATAGAAGAAGCACAAGTGGCATGTGCTGTTTTCTTGGGAAATCCCTCATTGTTTGGTCTAGCaaaaaacaagccacagtggctctttCAACAGCCGAAGCTGAGTATATTGCAGCCTCCTCTTGTTGTTCTCAATTATTATGGCTGAAAACTTAA
- the LOC112769634 gene encoding anthocyanidin 3-O-glucoside 2''-O-glucosyltransferase-like, with product MCLGVRQSTLLSGPLLPEPTNSTLEKKWKSWLSGFNTKHVIYCALGSECPLNKSQLQELVLGLEVKGFPFLAALKPPAEFDSIEQALPEGFKERVEGRGVVYGGWVQQQLLLGHPSIGCFITHSGAASVTEALVSLCQLVLLLGPYSDHAISARNLESRLKVGIEVVKGEEDGLFSKESLCKAVEIVMNDQNQVGRQVRENHSKIRNLFLSNDFESSCVDGFVRELHCLL from the exons ATGtgtcttggggtacgacag TCAACTCTGCTTTCGGGTCCTCTTTTACCAGAACCAACCAACTCTACTTTGGAGAAAAAATGGAAATCATGGCTCTCAGGCTTCAATACTAAACATGTAATTTACTGTGCATTGGGAAGTGAATGTCCTTTAAACAAATCTCAATTGCAAGAATTAGTTCTCGGTCTTGAAGTAAAAGGTTTTCCGTTTCTTGCGGCGCTTAAGCCACCGGCTGAGTTTGATTCGATTGAGCAAGCGTTACCGGAAGGATTTAAAGAAAGGGTTGAAGGAAGAGGAGTTGTGTATGGTGGTTGGGTGCAGCAACAATTGCTTTTGGGGCACCCTTCTATTGGGTGCTTCATAACACATTCTGGAGCAGCTTCTGTAACCGAAGCGCTAGTGAGTTTGTGCCAGCTCGTGTTATTGCTTGGGCCTTATAGTGATCATGCAATTTCTGCGAGGAATTTGGAGAGTAGGTTGAAGGTTGGAATTGAAGTTGTGAAGGGTGAAGAGGATGGTTTGTTTAGCAAAGAGAGTCTGTGCAAAGCTGTTGAGATTGTAATGAATGATCAGAATCAAGTTGGAAGACAGGTGAGAGAAAATCATAGCAAAATAAGGAATCTCTTTTTAAGCAATGATTTTGAGTCTTCTTGTGTTGATGGTTTTGTTCGTGAGCTTCATTGTTTGCTTTGA